A single Lactuca sativa cultivar Salinas chromosome 8, Lsat_Salinas_v11, whole genome shotgun sequence DNA region contains:
- the LOC111915279 gene encoding peptidyl-prolyl cis-trans isomerase CYP21-1 → MYEKDEESESESEMGREISNLLRPRFLIIFLIGSVLVFLAFSSFSEQEEETVEEVHEITHRVFLDVDIDKQRLGRIVIGLYGEVVPKTVENFRALCTGELGKGNNGKTLHYKGIPFHRIIPGFMIQGGDIVSGDGRGNQSIYGGTFRDENFKIKHSHPGMVAMVNSGPDSNGSQFFITTVKAYWLDGEHVVFGKVIEGMDNVYAIEGGAGTYSGKPRKKVVISDSGEIPKSEWNRETGITTNES, encoded by the exons ATGTATGAGAAAGACGAAGAATCTGAATCTGAATCAGAAATGGGTCGAGAGATTTCGAATCTTCTACGGCCGCGATTCCTTATTATCTTCTTGATCGGTTCAGTTCTTGTCTTCCTTGCCTTCTCATCGTTCTCTGAACAG GAGGAAGAGACAGTAGAAGAGGTGCATGAAATTACTCACAGAGTTTTCCTGGATGTTGATATTGATAAACAACGGTTAG GAAGAATCGTTATAGGATTGTATGGAGAAGTTGTGCCAAAAACTGTTG AAAATTTCCGTGCTTTATGCACAG GGGAATTGGGCAAGGGTAATAATGGTAAAACACTACACTATAAAGGAATCCCATTCCATCGAATCATACCTGGGTTCATGATTCAGGGTGGAGATATTGTCTCTGGTGATGGGAGGGGGAATCAATCCATATATGGTGGTACCTTTCGTGATGAAAATTTTAAGATCAAACACTCACACCCAG GTATGGTGGCCATGGTGAATTCAGGTCCAGATTCCAATGGCTCACAGTTCTTCATCACTACAGTTAAGGCTTACTG GTTGGATGGTGAACATGTTGTGTTTGGCAAAGTTATCGAAGGGATGGATAACGTGTACGCGATAGAAGGTGGAGCGGGTACGTACAGTGGGAAACCAAGGAAAAAGGTCGTAATTAGTGATTCCGGTGAGATCCCAAAAAGTGAATGGAATCGGGAGACCGGAATCACAACAAATGAATCATGA